GCCCGCGCCGCGCATCGCGCCTTGGAGGACGATCGCGCTGGCGAAGAAGAACTGGACAAAGCCGCACAGCCGGACGAGTTGTGGCGAGTTGTCGAGGAAGACCTGCTTGTCGGTGTAGAGCGCGACGAGGGGTTCGGGGATGGCGATGAAGACCAGGCCGATGGTGGCCATGATGCCGGCCCCGATGAGCCAGCACTGTCGCGCGGCGCGTCGTGCCATCTCGGGGTCGTGCGCGCCGAGGTACTGGCCGGTGAGTGTGCCGGCGGCGGCGGCGAAGGCGAGGGCGGGGAGGAAGCTGATGGCCTCGATGCGGATGGCGATGATGTGAGCGCCCTGGACGTTGTCGCCGATGGCGGTGGTGACGCCGATGTAGCCGACGATCATGATGATGATCCAGTTGCCCAGCCAGTGGCCGCCGCGGTCCAGGAGGTTGGGGTAGGCGACGCGCCAGATGCGTTTGAGCGTGTGCCAGTGCGGCCGCAGGCGGTGGGGGTGGAGGCGGACGGCCGCGTTCTTGCGGGTGAGCAGCACGGCCATGAGCCCCGCGCCGACGGTCCAGCCGATGCACGTGCCCCAGGCGATGCCGGTGACGCCCCAGCCCAGCCCGATCGTGACGGGCTCGCCGTTGAGGTTGAGCGTGACGCCGGCGAGGGAGACGGTGGCGACGAGGTTGACGGCGTTCATCGCGACCATGACGAAGAACGGCGCCTTGGTATCGCCCGCGGCGGTGAGGCAGTGGCCCGAGACAAAGAGCAGCGCGGCGACGGGGGTGAACGCGGCGATGATGCGGAGGTAGATGCTGGACATGGCGAGCGACTGGCCCTCGAGCCCTGCGGCCGCGCCGAGCACATCCGCCAGCGCGATGACGGCGAGCCCGACGATACCGCCGCCGACCATGCCCATGAGCAGGGTCTGCCCGACGCCGGCGTTGGCGAGGCCTTTGTGCCCCCCGCCGATCGCGCGGGCGATCAGCGCCGCGCCGCCTGCGCCGATGCCCATGACCATGATGCCCATGAACCAGTTGAGGTAGCCGGCCACGGCGATCGCGTTGGCCGCGTCTTCGCTCGCCTGCCGGCCCGCGACGGCGGTATCGACCGACGATACCATCCAGTTCAAGAGCTGCTGGAGGAACGGCCACAGCGCGAGTACAAAGATCTGCCGACGCAGCGACAGCCCGGCCAACCGCCCCAGCAACTCCTTGGGGGCACGCCCCTCGGTCGCGACCGCCACCGCGCCGACCG
The sequence above is a segment of the Phycisphaeraceae bacterium D3-23 genome. Coding sequences within it:
- a CDS encoding MATE family efflux transporter is translated as MPDPPPPPIPSDDPADGTDASVGAVAVATEGRAPKELLGRLAGLSLRRQIFVLALWPFLQQLLNWMVSSVDTAVAGRQASEDAANAIAVAGYLNWFMGIMVMGIGAGGAALIARAIGGGHKGLANAGVGQTLLMGMVGGGIVGLAVIALADVLGAAAGLEGQSLAMSSIYLRIIAAFTPVAALLFVSGHCLTAAGDTKAPFFVMVAMNAVNLVATVSLAGVTLNLNGEPVTIGLGWGVTGIAWGTCIGWTVGAGLMAVLLTRKNAAVRLHPHRLRPHWHTLKRIWRVAYPNLLDRGGHWLGNWIIIMIVGYIGVTTAIGDNVQGAHIIAIRIEAISFLPALAFAAAAGTLTGQYLGAHDPEMARRAARQCWLIGAGIMATIGLVFIAIPEPLVALYTDKQVFLDNSPQLVRLCGFVQFFFASAIVLQGAMRGAGDTRMPAILSNSLTWGFRLPLAVFFGLYMEWGLYGIWVALCTELFVRGCVFIARYQGSGWLKAKV